A part of Candidatus Electrothrix aestuarii genomic DNA contains:
- a CDS encoding glycosyltransferase family 2 protein, producing MFVLTLFLFCLLVIALAVLRNMYLAHRRMVRLEDVTPLDGDTLPSISVIIPACNEEQEIEQALTSVLALDYPNLEIIVLDDRSTDATPQILDRMASQHDRLRVIHITELPAGWLGKNHALHLGAAQAQGEYLLFTDADVHFAPDTLRRAVARMQAQTLDHLCLFFRMSAPGSLLPLLVADSLASLFSLLRPWLVSKPGPRFYVGAGAFNMIRKSFYHSFGGHHPIRLCPVDDVLLGRMVKISGGRCDCLLGGHFVSVDWYQTVGQMMRGLEKNTYALLDYRLSFFLATIVAVFSTQILPLWGLLLADGPPRLLCGAIVAVNVLGLFLSLRFFHMDLRCLYWFPVTPYIKLYIIWRAVLLTLLRGGVDWRGTFYSLEELRRHKVSALPWVQVKIREDERP from the coding sequence ATGTTCGTGTTAACCCTGTTTCTGTTCTGTCTCCTTGTTATTGCCCTGGCTGTGCTGCGGAATATGTATCTGGCCCATCGCCGTATGGTGCGCTTGGAGGATGTTACGCCTCTGGATGGAGATACCCTGCCTTCAATCTCGGTCATTATCCCGGCCTGCAATGAGGAGCAGGAGATAGAGCAGGCCTTGACCTCGGTCCTGGCCCTGGATTATCCCAACCTGGAGATCATCGTCCTTGATGATCGTTCCACTGATGCCACGCCGCAGATCCTTGACCGCATGGCAAGCCAGCATGACCGCCTGCGGGTGATCCACATCACAGAGCTGCCAGCGGGTTGGCTGGGCAAGAATCATGCCCTGCACCTGGGGGCGGCCCAAGCCCAGGGCGAATACCTCCTTTTTACCGATGCCGATGTTCACTTTGCCCCGGATACCCTCCGCAGGGCCGTGGCACGGATGCAGGCCCAAACCCTGGATCACCTCTGTCTCTTTTTCCGCATGAGCGCGCCCGGCTCACTGCTGCCCTTGCTGGTTGCAGACAGCCTTGCCAGTCTTTTCTCTCTGCTGAGGCCCTGGCTGGTCAGCAAGCCTGGACCCCGCTTCTATGTCGGGGCAGGCGCCTTCAACATGATACGGAAGAGTTTCTATCACAGCTTTGGCGGGCATCATCCCATCCGCCTCTGTCCGGTGGATGACGTGCTGCTGGGGCGCATGGTCAAGATCAGCGGTGGCAGGTGCGATTGCCTGCTCGGGGGCCACTTTGTCAGCGTGGATTGGTACCAAACTGTGGGCCAGATGATGCGCGGCCTGGAAAAGAATACCTATGCCCTGCTGGACTACCGCCTGTCCTTCTTCCTTGCCACGATTGTGGCTGTCTTCTCCACCCAGATCCTCCCGCTCTGGGGCCTGCTGCTGGCTGACGGCCCGCCCCGGCTTCTCTGCGGGGCCATCGTTGCGGTCAATGTGCTCGGCCTGTTCCTGTCGCTTCGCTTCTTTCACATGGATCTCCGCTGCCTGTACTGGTTTCCCGTGACCCCCTATATCAAGCTCTATATTATATGGCGCGCTGTGTTGCTCACCCTGCTCCGGGGTGGGGTTGACTGGCGCGGCACCTTCTATTCCCTGGAGGAGCTGCGGCGGCACAAGGTTTCGGCTCTGCCCTGGGTGCAGGTGAAGATCAGGGAGGATGAACGACCCTGA
- a CDS encoding COR domain-containing protein, whose product MGYEEALRLIEEENKRRTTVLNLSMQSLTEIPPELFQLTNLQVLNLGANQLVHLPPELFELIKLTELYLYGNQITHIPSTLSRLSRLTLLNLADNQFAELPPAIVQLTNLTELNLRTNQLVQLPSVISQLANLKKLNLESNQLGELPPVIAQLTELEILWLRGNPLTSPPPEIVKKGLPAIRAYFAAAQEDTRTVGQVKVILVGEGASGKTSLTRCLREEHFNPNEETTHGIRIKNWQLDTGDQELRCNLWDFGGQEIMHATHQFFLSRRSLYVLVLDGRRDERPEYWLRYIESFGGGSPVLVVLNKYDTNPGFDLDRPFLQEKYPFIAGFWRTSCAEGLGIPEFKQALLEELVNVPMVHTRWPGSWFRVKAEFEQMNEPCICYERFTGICRDAGVNEASKQDVLAEFLHDLGIVIHFSDFGLDDNHVLDPKWVTGAVYKIINAESVAADKGLLRLDALKEILRPQEDDPYIYRRADHRYIIELMKKFELCYELPGEEVLIPQLLAVPQPSFDFPYQGALRFVIHYTDFLPPSVMPRFIVKRHQEIKDKLRWRTGVVLAHPQLEATAVVRADNEARRIHIAVTGKERKVYLALIWLSLREINTGFEGLKVSERVPMPDDPKRSVPYKTLLTYREKGLEQYIPEDSEQVYRVQDLLAAVHPDNEQEGERMLAFAEGERKGGAMNKTGTALNTVFKLEPSIFGVGINLNAMFDVLLGRERK is encoded by the coding sequence ATGGGGTATGAAGAGGCGTTGCGGTTGATTGAGGAGGAAAATAAGCGCCGGACAACAGTGCTTAATCTCAGTATGCAAAGTTTGACCGAAATACCGCCGGAACTCTTTCAGCTGACTAACCTTCAAGTGCTTAATCTTGGTGCCAATCAACTTGTCCACCTTCCGCCAGAACTCTTTGAACTGATCAAGCTGACCGAGCTTTACCTCTACGGTAACCAGATTACCCATATACCCTCAACACTCAGTCGGCTGTCCAGACTTACACTGCTTAATCTCGCCGACAACCAGTTTGCCGAACTGCCCCCTGCGATTGTCCAACTGACCAACCTTACAGAGCTTAATCTGCGTACCAACCAGCTTGTTCAATTGCCTTCTGTGATCAGTCAGCTAGCTAATCTTAAAAAACTTAATCTGGAAAGTAACCAACTCGGTGAGCTGCCTCCCGTGATCGCTCAGCTAACTGAGTTAGAAATACTTTGGCTCCGAGGCAACCCCCTTACCTCCCCGCCTCCTGAGATAGTCAAAAAGGGCCTTCCTGCCATACGCGCATACTTCGCCGCCGCCCAAGAAGATACCCGCACAGTCGGCCAAGTCAAGGTCATTCTGGTGGGTGAGGGGGCTTCGGGCAAGACCTCGCTCACTCGCTGCCTCCGGGAGGAGCACTTCAACCCGAACGAGGAAACCACCCACGGCATACGCATCAAGAACTGGCAGCTGGACACCGGTGACCAGGAGCTACGTTGCAACCTCTGGGACTTCGGCGGTCAGGAAATCATGCACGCCACCCACCAGTTTTTCCTCTCCCGACGCAGCCTCTATGTCCTGGTCCTGGACGGCAGGCGGGATGAGCGGCCCGAATACTGGCTGCGCTACATCGAGTCCTTTGGTGGCGGCTCGCCGGTGTTAGTGGTGCTCAACAAGTACGACACCAATCCCGGCTTTGATCTGGACCGGCCTTTCCTTCAGGAGAAATACCCCTTCATCGCTGGCTTTTGGCGGACATCCTGTGCAGAGGGACTCGGCATCCCAGAATTCAAGCAAGCCCTGTTGGAGGAGCTGGTCAATGTGCCTATGGTGCATACCCGCTGGCCTGGCAGCTGGTTTCGGGTCAAGGCGGAGTTTGAGCAGATGAACGAGCCATGCATCTGCTATGAACGCTTTACAGGTATTTGTCGCGATGCCGGGGTGAACGAGGCGAGCAAACAGGATGTGCTGGCGGAATTTCTCCATGATCTGGGCATCGTCATCCACTTCAGCGACTTCGGCCTGGACGATAATCATGTCCTGGACCCCAAATGGGTGACCGGCGCAGTCTATAAGATCATCAATGCCGAGTCCGTGGCCGCAGACAAGGGCCTGCTTCGCTTGGATGCCCTCAAGGAAATTCTCCGGCCCCAGGAGGACGACCCTTATATATATAGGCGGGCCGATCACCGCTATATCATCGAGCTGATGAAGAAGTTCGAGCTTTGCTACGAACTACCGGGCGAGGAGGTGCTCATTCCTCAGCTGCTAGCCGTGCCACAGCCGTCTTTTGACTTCCCCTACCAGGGAGCGCTCCGTTTTGTTATCCACTATACCGATTTTCTTCCTCCCTCGGTCATGCCCCGCTTCATCGTCAAACGGCACCAGGAGATCAAGGACAAGCTGCGTTGGCGTACCGGGGTGGTGCTGGCTCATCCCCAGCTGGAAGCCACGGCGGTAGTACGGGCGGACAACGAGGCCCGGCGCATCCATATCGCGGTCACGGGTAAGGAGCGCAAGGTCTACCTGGCGTTAATTTGGCTCTCCCTGCGGGAAATCAATACCGGCTTCGAGGGCTTGAAGGTGAGCGAGCGGGTGCCCATGCCCGATGATCCCAAGCGCAGCGTGCCCTACAAAACCTTACTCACCTACCGAGAAAAGGGCCTGGAGCAGTACATCCCCGAGGATTCGGAGCAGGTCTACAGGGTCCAGGATCTCCTTGCTGCGGTGCATCCCGATAACGAGCAGGAGGGGGAGCGGATGCTGGCCTTTGCAGAAGGAGAACGGAAGGGCGGAGCAATGAACAAAACAGGCACAGCCCTGAATACCGTCTTTAAACTGGAGCCTTCGATCTTCGGTGTGGGAATCAACCTCAATGCGATGTTTGATGTCCTGTTGGGCAGGGAGAGGAAGTGA
- a CDS encoding RloB family protein — MARKARRFVRQTGQRPYRKLFLIAAEGAKTEPQYFSMFNSPHATIQVNCLKCGHDSAPPQVLKRMTTWLKKNGLKDSDEAWLVVDKDQWTDAQLKELLTWSQSKENYGFALSNPKFEYWLLLHFEEGKGVDTARKCSERLRRYLKNYDKGIDLRKFTQDSISKAVHQARLRDTPPCTGWPKSFGTTVYRLVEQFIAPEAGCR; from the coding sequence ATGGCCCGGAAAGCACGCAGGTTTGTACGACAGACTGGGCAGCGACCATATCGCAAACTGTTCCTCATTGCTGCGGAAGGAGCAAAGACGGAACCGCAGTATTTCTCCATGTTCAACAGCCCACACGCAACGATTCAGGTAAACTGCCTGAAATGCGGGCATGACAGTGCGCCTCCTCAAGTGCTGAAGCGCATGACAACTTGGCTGAAAAAGAACGGCCTGAAGGATTCAGACGAGGCATGGCTGGTTGTTGACAAAGATCAGTGGACCGATGCGCAGCTCAAGGAACTGCTCACTTGGTCGCAGAGCAAGGAGAATTACGGTTTTGCTCTCAGTAACCCCAAGTTTGAATACTGGCTGCTCCTGCATTTTGAAGAGGGCAAAGGTGTAGATACCGCGCGTAAATGTTCAGAGCGTCTGAGAAGGTATCTCAAAAACTACGACAAAGGGATTGATCTGCGAAAATTCACCCAAGACAGCATCAGCAAGGCTGTTCATCAGGCCAGATTGCGTGATACTCCGCCATGCACAGGCTGGCCCAAATCCTTCGGCACAACAGTGTACAGACTGGTTGAGCAATTCATTGCACCAGAAGCCGGTTGCCGTTGA
- the recC gene encoding exodeoxyribonuclease V subunit gamma produces MYLFQSNRLESLFDALCATLAEPVSNPLTPEIVVVQNPGMARWLSQQIALRIGICANFAFPLPASFIWQVFEQTLGALPDLTLFDRKVLLWRIQGELDTLLGHPGMEEIRAYLTEDADGRKRFQLAEKISDLFDQYQVYRPAMLLHWEQGGEGHWQAQLWRRLTRENRQHRAAVLQRFVRAAEMGELRRDALPERVSVFGINSLAPAYLEVIERISQSVDVCIFHLSPCQQAWDDILSERLLALKRQSWREQGIDDLSAYFTSGNPLLASMGTLGQEFFSLLMTMNPLDKQLYEEPEGESLLEQVQGDILNLQDRGEQEEGLVQEKTLLAPDESSIRFHCCHSPMREIQVLHDRLLDLFTQDSSLKPADILVMTPDITTYAPAVAGVFGSAPPAHYIPWSIADQSSRLEQPIVEGFLNLLELQESRFTAPDIMALLENQAILRRFGLAAEDVAVMRSAILEAGIRWGLDQEQRCEQGLAEVQQHTWDFGLDRLLLGYLTGPLAEPWQGIMPCSYPVGAMGSWLGGVTGFIRSLQELRRKMKARHLPEQWAELLLDMIDDFLAGDGEEQDGLLILRRSIADFVEHCRLAGFAQELSLPIIRHWFDGQLAEPAGGQAFLAGRVTFCNMVPMRSVPFKVIWLLGMNDLDYPRAQRTPAFDLMARQPRLGDRSRRDDDRYLFLEALLSARKQLAISWVGRDQQDNSSLPPSVVVAELRDYINRGWAARNEMGKEGKGKQTAADLLTVEYPLQPFSRHCFSGCQAMHSYASEWLPRPFASSDHSLVFVQAPLPPLEPCQQVDLGRLVRFWNHPVRFFLEQRMGLRSRYEEEVIPESEAFCLDHLQKYLLSQEIMKQQRLEEKTPSHIFPPLYRMQAAGHLPGGRFGHILYQEMERKTAMLVEDLEALTQERAEPEEVQLVVEDILLTGQLSSLYRSGRVTFRPANLKAGDILQLWIHHLVLLLQSPSSVQPLSVHAGLDTKISFQEVDRPEEELAVLLRFFQQGAMEPLHFYPKTSHAWAKAKSEAAKWNAARRIWYSDYYRGEEDDPSYELALRAQNPLDQGFAELAELFYPVLSSLVKYE; encoded by the coding sequence TTGTACCTCTTCCAATCCAACCGGCTGGAAAGCCTCTTCGATGCCCTCTGCGCAACCCTTGCCGAGCCGGTCAGTAATCCCCTAACCCCAGAGATCGTTGTGGTCCAGAATCCGGGTATGGCCCGCTGGCTCTCCCAGCAGATCGCCCTGCGCATCGGGATTTGTGCCAACTTCGCCTTTCCCCTCCCGGCCAGCTTTATTTGGCAGGTCTTTGAACAGACTCTGGGTGCTCTGCCTGATCTGACCCTCTTTGATCGCAAGGTCCTGCTCTGGCGGATTCAGGGAGAGCTGGATACCCTCCTGGGCCATCCCGGCATGGAGGAGATCAGGGCCTATTTGACCGAGGATGCTGATGGGCGAAAGCGCTTTCAGTTGGCGGAAAAGATCAGTGATCTCTTTGACCAGTACCAGGTCTATCGACCAGCCATGCTTCTGCATTGGGAGCAGGGCGGGGAAGGGCATTGGCAGGCCCAGCTGTGGCGGCGTCTGACCAGGGAGAACCGCCAGCATCGGGCGGCGGTCCTGCAACGTTTTGTCCGGGCCGCAGAGATGGGGGAACTCCGGCGCGATGCCTTACCGGAGCGGGTTTCGGTCTTTGGCATCAACTCCCTGGCTCCGGCCTATCTGGAGGTGATTGAGCGGATCAGCCAGTCGGTTGATGTCTGTATTTTTCATCTCAGCCCCTGCCAGCAGGCCTGGGACGATATCCTGTCTGAGCGCCTGCTGGCCCTGAAGCGGCAGAGCTGGCGGGAACAAGGCATTGATGATCTGAGCGCCTACTTTACCTCGGGCAATCCTCTCCTAGCCTCAATGGGCACCTTGGGACAGGAATTCTTCTCCCTGCTCATGACCATGAACCCCTTGGATAAGCAGCTGTATGAAGAACCGGAAGGAGAATCTTTGCTGGAGCAGGTCCAGGGGGATATCCTCAATCTCCAGGACAGGGGAGAGCAGGAGGAAGGCTTGGTGCAGGAGAAGACGCTGCTTGCCCCGGATGAGTCCTCCATCCGTTTTCATTGCTGCCATAGTCCTATGCGGGAGATTCAGGTGCTCCATGATCGCCTCCTGGATCTTTTCACACAGGATTCAAGCCTGAAGCCAGCAGATATCCTGGTCATGACCCCGGATATTACGACCTATGCCCCGGCAGTGGCCGGAGTCTTCGGCTCTGCACCGCCTGCCCATTATATCCCCTGGTCCATTGCTGATCAATCCTCGCGCCTGGAGCAACCCATAGTGGAGGGCTTTCTCAATCTCCTGGAATTGCAGGAGAGCCGCTTTACAGCCCCGGATATCATGGCCCTGTTGGAAAATCAGGCCATCCTCCGGCGCTTCGGTCTTGCTGCTGAAGATGTGGCCGTTATGCGCTCAGCTATTCTGGAGGCTGGTATCCGTTGGGGACTGGATCAGGAGCAACGCTGCGAGCAGGGGCTTGCCGAGGTGCAGCAGCATACCTGGGATTTTGGTCTGGATCGCCTCCTGCTGGGCTATCTGACCGGCCCGCTTGCTGAGCCTTGGCAGGGTATCATGCCCTGTTCCTACCCTGTTGGTGCTATGGGTTCCTGGCTTGGAGGGGTGACCGGCTTTATTCGTTCTTTGCAGGAGCTGCGGCGCAAGATGAAGGCAAGGCACCTGCCCGAGCAATGGGCTGAGCTCTTGCTTGACATGATTGATGACTTTCTTGCCGGTGACGGTGAGGAGCAGGACGGCCTGCTCATCCTGCGCCGCAGCATTGCCGACTTTGTCGAGCATTGCCGCTTAGCTGGCTTTGCCCAGGAACTCAGTCTGCCCATTATCCGCCATTGGTTTGACGGACAGCTTGCTGAACCGGCAGGCGGACAGGCCTTTCTTGCTGGCCGGGTGACCTTCTGTAATATGGTGCCCATGCGGTCTGTGCCCTTTAAGGTGATCTGGTTGCTGGGCATGAATGATCTGGATTATCCCCGTGCCCAACGCACCCCGGCCTTTGACCTGATGGCGCGGCAGCCCCGCCTCGGTGATCGGAGCCGCCGCGATGATGATCGCTACCTCTTTCTCGAAGCCCTGCTCTCGGCCCGAAAACAGCTGGCTATTTCCTGGGTTGGACGTGATCAGCAGGATAACTCCTCCCTGCCACCCTCGGTGGTGGTGGCGGAGTTGCGGGATTATATCAATCGCGGGTGGGCAGCTCGTAATGAAATGGGCAAGGAAGGGAAGGGAAAGCAAACAGCTGCTGACCTGCTGACCGTGGAATATCCCTTGCAGCCTTTTAGCAGACATTGTTTCTCCGGCTGTCAGGCAATGCATTCCTATGCCTCGGAATGGTTACCCAGGCCCTTTGCCTCTTCGGACCACAGCCTTGTCTTTGTCCAGGCTCCCCTGCCTCCCCTGGAGCCTTGTCAACAGGTGGATCTTGGTCGCCTGGTTCGTTTCTGGAATCATCCGGTCCGTTTTTTTCTGGAACAGCGGATGGGCCTGCGTAGCCGCTATGAGGAGGAGGTTATCCCGGAAAGTGAGGCCTTTTGCCTGGATCATTTGCAGAAATACCTGCTTAGTCAGGAGATCATGAAGCAGCAGCGCCTTGAGGAAAAAACGCCTTCGCATATCTTTCCTCCTCTGTATAGGATGCAGGCCGCAGGCCATTTGCCCGGCGGTCGCTTTGGTCATATCCTCTATCAGGAAATGGAACGGAAAACGGCCATGCTGGTTGAGGACTTAGAAGCCCTGACCCAGGAACGAGCAGAGCCGGAAGAGGTGCAGCTAGTGGTTGAGGATATCCTTCTCACCGGTCAGCTTTCTTCCCTATACCGTAGCGGTAGGGTTACCTTTCGTCCGGCTAACCTGAAGGCAGGAGATATTCTCCAATTATGGATTCATCATCTGGTGCTTCTCCTTCAGTCGCCGTCAAGCGTGCAGCCGCTCTCCGTGCATGCTGGCCTGGATACGAAGATCTCCTTTCAGGAGGTGGATCGGCCAGAAGAAGAGCTTGCGGTCTTGCTCCGTTTTTTTCAGCAGGGGGCTATGGAACCACTCCATTTTTATCCCAAAACCAGTCATGCCTGGGCCAAGGCGAAATCAGAGGCAGCCAAGTGGAATGCCGCCCGCAGAATCTGGTATTCAGATTATTATCGCGGCGAAGAAGACGACCCTTCCTACGAGCTTGCCTTGCGTGCGCAAAATCCTCTGGATCAAGGTTTTGCCGAACTGGCAGAACTCTTTTATCCAGTCCTCTCTTCGCTGGTGAAATATGAATAA
- a CDS encoding ATP-binding protein has translation MIISFSLENWMSFRDPVTFSMLATEERRHRGRIAKLGKYQTKVLPIAAVYGGNASGKSNLFKALNFAKSLVVNITQLDEAIPVQTFCLDADRADQPARFAFELLIDEVIYDFSFAVTGTAVVEEQLVKITGEQEEVLYSRPGRPPEAPSLQVVFHGTRDNQLFLTNSVSQKVSAFRPVYDWFKDTLKLVSPDSSPGLLSTVLNGPLSHTMNELLQQLDTGIVDMSGEEVPLEHISFSLPDTLKHEIQKNLKEGATATVRDPLSQTGGLTILFVTRKGEKLIAKKLMTSHRKTDGTEAKFEMHQESDGTLRVIELLPVFLDLSDNTSNRVYVIDEIDRSLHTLLTRRLLQGYLDGCSAKTRSQLLLTTHDVLLMDKELLRHDEMWVTERDAAGASTLFSFSEYKEADKDKDIRKSYLQGRLGGIPHILLHSPLQHSGTEEAE, from the coding sequence ATGATCATAAGCTTTTCGCTTGAAAACTGGATGTCCTTCCGCGACCCGGTCACCTTCTCAATGCTTGCAACAGAGGAGCGTCGGCATAGAGGACGGATTGCCAAACTCGGCAAGTACCAAACAAAGGTTCTGCCCATTGCAGCAGTCTATGGCGGCAATGCTTCCGGCAAGAGCAACCTGTTCAAGGCCCTGAACTTTGCTAAGTCCCTGGTTGTTAATATTACCCAGCTTGACGAAGCGATTCCTGTGCAGACCTTCTGCCTGGATGCTGACAGAGCTGATCAGCCTGCCCGCTTTGCCTTTGAACTGCTGATTGATGAGGTCATATATGATTTCAGCTTTGCTGTGACCGGAACCGCTGTTGTGGAAGAGCAGCTTGTGAAGATTACAGGCGAGCAGGAGGAAGTCCTGTACAGCAGACCGGGAAGACCGCCGGAAGCCCCCTCGCTTCAGGTCGTGTTTCACGGCACCAGGGATAACCAGCTCTTTCTCACCAACTCTGTTTCACAGAAGGTCAGTGCCTTCAGGCCGGTGTATGACTGGTTCAAGGATACGCTTAAACTCGTCTCGCCTGATTCTTCTCCCGGCCTCTTGTCTACAGTTCTGAATGGTCCCTTATCTCATACCATGAACGAGCTGCTGCAACAGCTGGACACAGGTATAGTGGACATGTCAGGAGAAGAAGTCCCTCTCGAACATATCTCATTCTCATTACCGGATACACTGAAGCACGAGATTCAAAAAAATCTCAAAGAAGGTGCAACTGCGACTGTCCGGGATCCATTGAGCCAGACAGGTGGCTTGACAATACTTTTCGTTACCCGGAAAGGAGAAAAGCTGATTGCGAAGAAACTGATGACCTCTCATCGAAAAACAGATGGCACAGAGGCAAAGTTTGAGATGCATCAGGAGTCGGATGGTACGTTGCGGGTTATCGAACTCCTGCCGGTCTTTCTTGATCTTTCCGATAATACTTCAAACCGGGTATATGTCATCGACGAAATTGACCGCAGCCTGCATACCCTGCTGACCAGAAGACTGCTTCAAGGCTATCTTGATGGCTGCTCGGCAAAGACCCGCTCACAACTCCTGCTGACCACCCACGATGTCCTGCTCATGGACAAAGAACTCCTGCGCCATGATGAAATGTGGGTGACGGAACGGGATGCGGCAGGCGCGTCAACGCTCTTTTCCTTTAGTGAGTACAAAGAGGCGGACAAAGATAAAGATATTCGGAAAAGCTATCTTCAGGGACGGCTGGGCGGTATCCCGCATATTCTGCTGCACAGTCCTTTGCAGCACTCCGGGACTGAGGAGGCGGAATAA
- a CDS encoding NTP transferase domain-containing protein translates to MNTPNISAVILAAGKGTRMKSDQAKVLHELFFKPMLHHVLDAVAATDVGELAVIVGHQREKVLTSLEEAGYQFSPVVQEEQLGTGHAVLCAESACSAADLVMILCGDTPLIRPETLQTMIDRHQENGAVVTLMTTVLDEPFGYGRILTDAEGGVFAIVEQKDATEEQRAIQEINAGIYLVDREFLFSALRQVGTDNSQGEVYLTDIVSIATRQGHRVEKFVHTPAIDVLGVNSRVELAQAHRELQLRHNREVMLAGVTLYGPETILLAPNCQIGQDAVLHAGVTITGKSKIGSKVQIASGVVIHNCQIGDGAIIGANSVLENCVVSQGEKVPALTFRYS, encoded by the coding sequence ATGAACACCCCGAATATTTCAGCTGTTATCCTTGCTGCCGGTAAAGGCACCCGTATGAAATCTGACCAGGCCAAGGTGCTGCACGAGCTTTTTTTCAAGCCCATGCTTCATCATGTGCTGGATGCAGTGGCGGCAACGGATGTCGGAGAGTTGGCAGTGATTGTCGGGCATCAGCGGGAAAAGGTGCTTACTTCCCTGGAAGAGGCCGGTTATCAATTCTCGCCAGTGGTGCAGGAAGAACAGTTAGGGACCGGGCATGCAGTGCTCTGTGCAGAGTCGGCCTGCTCTGCTGCGGATCTGGTGATGATCCTCTGCGGCGATACCCCGCTGATTCGTCCTGAGACCCTGCAAACTATGATTGATCGGCATCAGGAAAACGGAGCCGTGGTTACTCTGATGACCACAGTGCTGGATGAGCCCTTTGGCTATGGTCGGATCCTCACCGATGCAGAGGGCGGCGTCTTTGCTATCGTGGAGCAGAAAGATGCAACAGAAGAGCAGCGAGCTATTCAGGAAATTAACGCTGGTATCTATCTTGTTGATCGGGAATTTCTTTTTTCCGCCTTGCGACAGGTGGGTACGGATAATAGCCAGGGAGAGGTCTATCTCACAGATATTGTCTCTATCGCGACCCGACAGGGGCATCGGGTGGAGAAGTTTGTTCACACCCCGGCCATTGATGTGTTGGGGGTGAATTCACGGGTGGAGCTGGCCCAGGCCCATCGGGAGTTGCAGCTGCGCCATAACCGGGAGGTCATGCTCGCCGGGGTGACTCTGTACGGACCCGAAACCATCCTGCTTGCTCCGAATTGTCAGATCGGGCAGGATGCAGTGCTTCATGCAGGTGTGACGATCACCGGAAAGAGCAAGATCGGTAGCAAGGTGCAGATCGCGTCTGGGGTAGTAATCCATAATTGCCAGATCGGCGATGGCGCTATTATTGGCGCGAATTCTGTGCTTGAGAATTGTGTAGTTAGTCAAGGTGAGAAGGTGCCAGCTTTGACTTTTCGTTATTCCTGA
- the truA gene encoding tRNA pseudouridine(38-40) synthase TruA: MSQRTIRLCIAFDGTNFCGWQRQQNGPSIQGTLEEKLCLITTTQVAVHGAGRTDAGVHALGMVAHFSTGVTMPAPAFAKALNSMLPKDIRILAAEEAAPDFHARFSAKGKTYRYDFFTGPLQLPAERLYRTHYPCSFQSDLLQASLDYLVGTHDFASFEAVGSRDRTRTEGRGAVRTLFRADCLVDPGRPEHFSFRFTGDGFLRHMVRNLAGTLFLVGSGRLSSEQFRDIVKAGDRKKAGPTAPACGLFLEQVHYEEVMA; the protein is encoded by the coding sequence ATGTCACAACGTACCATCCGCCTCTGTATTGCCTTTGATGGCACCAACTTTTGCGGTTGGCAACGGCAGCAGAACGGGCCGAGTATTCAGGGCACGCTGGAAGAAAAACTCTGCCTCATCACCACGACGCAGGTTGCGGTGCATGGGGCGGGGCGCACCGATGCCGGGGTGCATGCCCTGGGCATGGTGGCCCATTTCAGCACCGGAGTGACCATGCCTGCTCCGGCCTTTGCCAAGGCCCTCAACTCCATGCTGCCCAAGGATATCCGCATCCTTGCAGCCGAGGAGGCTGCCCCGGATTTCCATGCCCGCTTTTCTGCCAAGGGCAAGACCTACCGCTACGATTTCTTTACCGGGCCCCTCCAGCTCCCCGCAGAACGCCTCTACCGCACCCATTACCCATGCTCCTTTCAGTCGGATCTCCTCCAGGCGAGTTTAGATTACCTGGTGGGTACCCATGACTTTGCCTCCTTTGAGGCTGTAGGTTCTCGGGACCGTACCCGGACCGAGGGAAGAGGGGCAGTACGAACCCTGTTCCGGGCTGATTGCCTTGTTGATCCTGGCCGACCGGAGCATTTCTCCTTCCGTTTTACCGGTGACGGCTTCCTTCGCCACATGGTGCGCAATCTTGCTGGCACCCTGTTTCTGGTCGGCTCGGGCCGTCTGAGCAGCGAGCAATTCAGGGATATCGTAAAGGCCGGGGATCGGAAAAAGGCAGGGCCCACGGCCCCGGCCTGTGGTCTCTTTCTGGAGCAGGTCCATTATGAGGAGGTCATGGCCTAG